CCTTGGCGCCACTACCAGCCGACGCCCAGGTCTGGCTTACCGAGCGCTGGAGCGCGACCTGGGGCGCCGCGCCGTCCGGGCCGCCGCTTGATGCGCCCGTGCAGACTTTTACCGACCAGACGCTGCGCCTGGTGGTCCATGCCAGCATCGGCGGCAACCGGGTGCGCCTGCGCCTGTCCAACGAACTGGGCAGCCTGCCGCTGACCGTCGGCGCTGCCCGCATCGGCCTGCGCGCCGGCGGCTCGGACGTTGCCGCCGGCACCGACCGGGCGCTGAGCTTCGGCGGCCGCAGCCAGGTGACGATCCCGCCCGGCGCGCCGGTGCTGTCCGATCCGGTGGAACTGAACATTCCGCCCTTGTCCGACCTGGCGGTGAGCCTGTACCTGCCCGGCACCGTGCAGGCCAGCACCGTGCATCCACTGGCGCTGCAGACCGGTTACGTGTCGGTGCCGGGCAACTTCACGGCCGCTGCCACGCTGCCGGTCCAGCGCACCATCATGGCCTGGCCGTTTCTCAGCGCGGTCGAAGTCGACACCGCCGCAGCGGCCATCGTTGTGCTGGGCGACTCGATCACCGACGGCGCGCGCAGCACGCCCGACACCAACAACCGCTGGCCGGACTGGCTGGCGCGGCGCCTGCAGACCGGACGCGACGGCATTGCCGGCATCAACCTGCGCCCGGGCGTGGTCAACCGCGGCATCAGCGGCGACCGCCTGCTTGGCAGCGCGCCAGGCA
Above is a genomic segment from Massilia sp. H6 containing:
- a CDS encoding SGNH/GDSL hydrolase family protein, encoding MKRFLPSLIGVIQRFGTGPGRNLLGSAMLAAALALAPLPADAQVWLTERWSATWGAAPSGPPLDAPVQTFTDQTLRLVVHASIGGNRVRLRLSNELGSLPLTVGAARIGLRAGGSDVAAGTDRALSFGGRSQVTIPPGAPVLSDPVELNIPPLSDLAVSLYLPGTVQASTVHPLALQTGYVSVPGNFTAAATLPVQRTIMAWPFLSAVEVDTAAAAIVVLGDSITDGARSTPDTNNRWPDWLARRLQTGRDGIAGINLRPGVVNRGISGDRLLGSAPGTLAARSALERFDRDVLSTAGVRVLIVQVGINDIGNSSLARPVTADDLIAGYRQLIARAHAKGILVIGATLSPFEGAGYYSIEKDMVRQAVNSWIRTHDEFDAILDIDRIMRDPARPSRLLPAYDSGDHLHPNDLGYRAMGSAVPLTWLRLLAPASP